The Papaver somniferum cultivar HN1 chromosome 3, ASM357369v1, whole genome shotgun sequence genome includes a region encoding these proteins:
- the LOC113361854 gene encoding tax1-binding protein 1 homolog A-like codes for MGSSGFVHYSRAMSPERSSSDSISVDFVSKISYISQFSMSDPSLSPVRELALNLASHPSADASQSGWEFFSKLSLDQHVAFDYLNSRRAIAQIMNYRKVANVVRAQSSQMSSLKNEVADLQGEVSLLKKDRHRLDNELSSATNAAKDAQVRNDIFAETGKSLRAELNSLTEKFEKSQQELGMLNGGDGSSSQLEADLSGKLSLANDELTRVRAEVEQYKGTMEAMYALLKRRKKAQLTNAGHEAQRVCNRVSRDIFDRVTTENNIPTRPDVLVPENEFMELESSDEGEFVEEEEGSSEEEAGEDDVDEEERDADEQEGDGKAASGDGLGDLGDGLYQQGPPSSSPNDVPIVSQPGAGDSSQVSSPFHDWAAF; via the exons ATGGGCTCGAGCGGTTTTGTCCATTATTCTCGTGCGATGTCGCCTGAAAGGTCTTCTTCCGATAGCATTTCGGTGGATTTTGTTTCCAAGATATCTTATATTTCCCAGTTCTCCATGTCTGATCCCAGCCTTTCCCCTGTTCGTGAATTGGCGTTGAACCTCGCTTCTCATCCTTCTGCCGATGCTTCTCAGTCTGGATGGGAATTTTTCTCCAAGCTTTCCCTTGATCAGCATGTCGCGTTTGATTATTTG AATTCTAGGCGCGCTATTGCTCAGATCATGAATTATCGTAAAGTAGCGAACGTGGTTCGTGCTCAGTCCTCTCAGATGTCTTCCCTCAAAAATGAGGTTGCAGATCTTCAAGGAGAAGTTTCCCTACTTAAGAAGGATCGCCATAGGCTTGATAATGAATTATCTTCGGCTACGAATGCTGCGAAGGATGCTCAAGTTAGGAATGATATATTTGCAG AAACCGGGAAGAGCTTGCGAGCTGAGTTGAATTCTTTGACGGAGAAGTTTGAGAAGTCACAACAAGAGTTGGGTATGCTCAACGGTGGTGATGGTTCTTCTTCGCAGTTGGAGGCTGATTTATCTGGAAAACTCTCCTTGGCGAATGATGAGCTTACTCGCGTAAGGGCAGAGGTCGAGCAGTATAAGGGGACCATGGAAGCCATGTATGCTTTGTTGAAGCGTCGCAAGAAAGCCCAGCTTACTAATGCTGGTCACGAAGCGCAAAGGGTATGTAATAGGGTTTCTAGAGATATTTTCGATCGTGTTACTACTGAGAACAACATTCCCACTCGTCCTGATGTTCTCGTTCCCGAGAACGAGTTCATGGAACTCGAATCCAGCGATGAGGGAGAGTTTGTCGAAGAAGAGGAAGGTAGCAGTGAGGAGGAAGCTGGCGAGgacgatgttgatgaggaagagaGAGATGCTGATGAGCAAGAGGGAGATGGTAAAGCTGCTTCTGGTGATGGTCTCGGCGATCTTGGGGATGGCCTGTATCAGCAgggtcctccttcttcttctcctaaTGATGTTCCCATTGTCTCGCAACCTGGGGCAGGAGATTCTTCGCAAGTGTCTTCTCCTTTTCATGATTGGGCTGCTTTTTAA